The Segatella copri genome contains a region encoding:
- the galE gene encoding UDP-glucose 4-epimerase GalE, giving the protein MNILLCGGAGYIGTHTIIELDKAGHSVVVVDNFSNSKPEALKRVSELIGKDIKFYKADVLDKEAMDKVFDENQFDAVIHYAGLKSVGESVAKPLEYYHNNMTGTFILLDVMRRHNCKNIIFSSSATVYGDPAIIPITEECPKGHCTNPYGQTKSMLEEVLMDVQKADQDWNVVLLRYFNPIGAHQSGKIGEDPNGIPNNLMPYITQVAVGKREELGVFGNDYDTPDGTGVRDYIHVCDLAAGHVCALKAIERKCGLAIYNLGTGHGYSVLDVVKAFEKANGVAIKYAIKPRRPGDIATCYCNPAKAKSELGWEAKYGIEEMCRDSWNWQKNNPNGYEG; this is encoded by the coding sequence ATGAATATTCTTTTATGTGGTGGTGCCGGTTATATCGGCACCCATACTATTATCGAGTTGGATAAGGCTGGTCACAGCGTGGTTGTAGTGGATAATTTCTCAAATTCTAAGCCTGAGGCTTTGAAGCGTGTGTCTGAACTGATTGGTAAGGATATCAAGTTTTATAAGGCTGATGTCTTGGATAAAGAGGCTATGGACAAGGTCTTTGATGAGAATCAGTTTGATGCAGTGATTCACTATGCTGGTTTGAAGTCTGTGGGTGAGTCGGTGGCAAAGCCTCTGGAGTATTACCACAACAACATGACGGGCACATTCATACTCCTGGATGTGATGCGCCGTCATAACTGCAAAAATATCATCTTCTCAAGTTCTGCTACCGTTTATGGTGATCCTGCTATCATTCCTATCACCGAGGAATGTCCTAAGGGTCATTGTACCAATCCATACGGTCAGACTAAGTCGATGTTGGAGGAGGTGTTGATGGATGTGCAGAAGGCAGATCAGGATTGGAATGTAGTTCTGTTGAGATATTTCAATCCTATCGGCGCGCATCAGAGTGGTAAGATTGGTGAGGATCCGAACGGCATTCCAAACAATCTAATGCCTTATATCACGCAGGTGGCTGTAGGTAAGCGTGAGGAACTGGGTGTATTCGGCAACGATTATGATACTCCTGATGGAACAGGTGTTCGTGATTACATCCACGTTTGCGATTTGGCTGCCGGTCATGTATGTGCCTTGAAGGCCATTGAGCGTAAATGTGGTTTGGCGATTTATAATCTGGGTACTGGTCATGGCTATTCAGTCCTGGATGTAGTGAAGGCATTTGAGAAGGCGAATGGTGTGGCCATCAAGTATGCCATCAAGCCAAGACGTCCTGGCGATATTGCCACCTGTTATTGCAATCCAGCCAAGGCAAAGTCCGAACTGGGTTGGGAAGCTAAGTATGGCATCGAGGAAATGTGCCGAGATAGCTGGAACTGGCAGAAGAATAATCCGAACGGGTATGAGGGATAA
- a CDS encoding alanine--glyoxylate aminotransferase family protein translates to MINFTVGPVQYSEAVRAIGAEQVPYFRTSEFSDVMFENERLIKKFAKASDDSKVVFLTSSGSGAMETAIMNTLTPNDKALVVNGGSFGHRFVELLELHHVPYTEIKLEHGKALKAEHLAPYEGQGYTAFLVNKHETSTGVHYDINLISNFCKRNNLFLIVDCISTFLADPFDMKELGADIMITGSQKALACPPGISVMVLSPNAISRVNNTKCVCQYFDLQIALKNMERGQTPWTPAVGILRQINARLKEIDANGGVEGEIARIGALASYFREKIKDLPFEIVSESLSNAVTPLHPTTASAYDIFLKIKDEYGMWICPNGGDMKDTIFRVGHIGALTNEDYDKLIAAFYDLKKNGII, encoded by the coding sequence ATGATTAATTTCACAGTAGGCCCTGTACAGTATAGTGAAGCTGTACGAGCAATAGGTGCCGAACAGGTACCTTATTTCAGAACATCAGAATTTTCTGATGTTATGTTTGAGAACGAGAGACTCATTAAGAAGTTTGCAAAAGCTTCTGATGATTCTAAAGTCGTATTCTTGACTTCTTCAGGTTCTGGAGCGATGGAGACAGCTATCATGAATACCCTTACACCAAATGATAAGGCTTTGGTAGTGAATGGTGGTAGTTTTGGCCATCGTTTTGTAGAATTGCTAGAACTTCATCATGTTCCTTATACGGAAATCAAGCTAGAACATGGTAAGGCGTTAAAAGCTGAGCATCTTGCTCCATATGAGGGACAAGGATATACGGCTTTCTTGGTTAATAAGCATGAGACCTCAACGGGTGTTCACTATGATATTAATTTGATTAGTAATTTCTGTAAGCGAAATAATCTGTTTTTGATTGTAGATTGTATTAGTACATTCTTAGCTGATCCTTTTGATATGAAGGAATTGGGGGCTGATATTATGATTACTGGTAGCCAGAAAGCTTTAGCGTGCCCTCCTGGAATTTCTGTAATGGTTCTTTCTCCAAATGCAATTAGTCGTGTTAACAACACCAAGTGTGTATGTCAATACTTTGATTTGCAGATAGCATTGAAGAATATGGAGCGTGGTCAGACTCCTTGGACCCCAGCTGTTGGTATTCTTCGTCAGATTAATGCTCGTTTGAAAGAGATTGACGCTAATGGTGGTGTTGAAGGAGAAATAGCTAGAATCGGTGCTTTGGCTTCATATTTCCGAGAGAAAATAAAGGATTTGCCTTTTGAAATTGTATCAGAATCTTTATCGAATGCAGTAACACCGCTTCATCCTACAACCGCTTCAGCTTACGATATCTTCTTGAAAATTAAGGATGAGTATGGTATGTGGATTTGTCCTAATGGAGGTGACATGAAAGATACGATTTTCCGTGTCGGACATATTGGAGCATTGACGAATGAAGATTATGATAAGTTAATTGCAGCATTCTATGATTTGAAAAAAAATGGTATTATTTAA
- a CDS encoding transposase, whose amino-acid sequence MVNNKVNDMFEQQQNTGKSTSLAEKYANAVGQLSDANDRAAHAEHDLQVERITRQDLIDEEVARRVAEAEERIRKELEAQLADKTKELEERNKALDKRESDVDKKAETIAQNVSEQVRQQISAAKTRFEKTALNRLADMFDMFMQAFIALGDKDSSKGQELLQKYQLAAKEAHESLTDEIKDKLAKVEAKSKSKTEQIASLVRMIFTQKRERVVFSKEERETIYDKVMASVEFTDEEKKRYRECREFCEEYRKRKAIKKLLNSQKEQKGHGRNPIPEDMPRLEEKVLWPEGYIGHEDEYVIVYQGKVQEFIVPAKVRYFVQPYRRPVVRRKDDPMQKLLQSPCYEDVFWKSYASAELLAQLECNKYVLHKPFNRQIKKMKQDGLILAPSTVDDWHQGVCDKIEPLYNLQKDRVMSSLLLGADV is encoded by the coding sequence ATGGTAAACAATAAGGTAAACGATATGTTTGAACAGCAACAAAATACAGGGAAAAGTACGTCTTTGGCAGAGAAATATGCCAATGCCGTAGGCCAGTTGTCCGATGCCAATGATCGGGCAGCGCATGCAGAGCATGACCTGCAGGTGGAGCGCATCACTCGTCAAGACTTGATTGACGAGGAGGTGGCTCGCCGTGTTGCTGAAGCAGAAGAACGTATCAGAAAAGAGTTGGAAGCTCAATTGGCAGATAAGACCAAGGAATTGGAGGAACGTAATAAGGCTTTGGATAAGCGTGAGTCTGATGTAGATAAGAAAGCGGAGACAATCGCCCAAAATGTAAGTGAACAGGTTCGCCAGCAGATATCTGCAGCTAAAACCCGTTTCGAGAAAACTGCGCTGAATCGTTTGGCTGATATGTTTGACATGTTCATGCAGGCGTTCATCGCCCTTGGTGACAAGGATTCTTCCAAAGGTCAGGAACTGTTGCAGAAGTATCAGCTTGCGGCAAAGGAAGCGCATGAGTCTTTGACGGATGAAATCAAGGATAAACTGGCCAAGGTTGAAGCTAAAAGCAAGTCTAAGACCGAGCAGATAGCCTCTCTTGTCAGAATGATATTTACTCAAAAGCGTGAGCGGGTAGTCTTTAGTAAGGAAGAACGTGAAACCATCTATGATAAGGTAATGGCATCAGTTGAGTTCACTGATGAGGAAAAGAAACGTTACCGGGAGTGCCGTGAATTCTGTGAGGAATATCGCAAGCGCAAGGCTATAAAGAAGCTTTTGAATAGCCAGAAGGAACAGAAGGGGCATGGGCGAAATCCTATACCGGAGGATATGCCTCGCTTGGAGGAAAAGGTACTTTGGCCTGAAGGCTACATAGGACATGAGGATGAATATGTAATTGTTTACCAAGGCAAGGTGCAGGAGTTTATCGTGCCAGCCAAAGTACGCTACTTTGTTCAGCCATATCGTCGTCCTGTAGTTCGTCGCAAGGATGATCCAATGCAGAAGCTCTTGCAGTCTCCTTGCTATGAGGACGTATTTTGGAAGAGTTATGCGTCTGCTGAGTTATTGGCGCAGTTAGAGTGTAATAAGTATGTCCTTCATAAGCCGTTTAACCGGCAGATAAAGAAGATGAAACAGGATGGCTTGATACTCGCTCCTTCAACGGTTGATGACTGGCATCAGGGTGTATGTGACAAGATAGAACCTCTCTACAATCTGCAGAAGGATCGGGTAATGTCCAGTTTGCTGCTTGGCGCTGATGTGTGA
- a CDS encoding CDP-glycerol glycerophosphotransferase family protein, with amino-acid sequence MLKSLVFPIFTQINKIIPKDENLVLLYSANKGVVFCNLVLRDYLLRNRFDKKYKIVCGIENMCYADDTENVTFVSGVKSVWTFLHAKHVFYTAGQLPIKPSRKQCVIHMQHGNEDFKSMGANTKINNGDEFFFTYMIISSDLNIKVNARAYKCKEENIVGLGDPMCDMLLTVPQNVYDFSKYKKVLLWMPTFRQSDYLNYNDSHLDTLIPLFADDDYENLNELLAKYNILLIVKLHPAQSAPNGCQRHFSHLRVYSHDEFIKTEYDMYTLMAHADGLIGDYSSASLQYLLLDRPEAYVVPDLEDYKNTRGFVYDDPEAYMGGHIVKTKKQFEQFIDDFANERDVYKDKRHWVCNQIFKYKDAKSCERIVKLSGMSL; translated from the coding sequence ATGCTGAAGAGTCTTGTTTTTCCCATCTTCACTCAAATAAATAAGATTATACCAAAGGATGAGAATTTGGTGTTGTTATATTCAGCCAATAAGGGGGTTGTCTTTTGTAATCTTGTTTTAAGAGATTATTTACTCCGAAATCGCTTTGATAAAAAGTATAAAATAGTTTGTGGCATAGAAAATATGTGCTATGCTGATGATACTGAAAATGTAACGTTTGTTAGTGGAGTTAAATCTGTGTGGACTTTTTTGCATGCAAAACATGTTTTTTATACTGCGGGTCAGCTTCCTATCAAGCCTTCAAGAAAGCAGTGTGTAATTCACATGCAGCATGGTAATGAGGATTTTAAATCCATGGGAGCAAACACTAAAATTAATAATGGTGACGAATTCTTTTTTACTTATATGATTATTTCATCAGACTTGAATATAAAGGTTAATGCAAGGGCATATAAGTGTAAAGAAGAAAACATTGTTGGTCTAGGAGACCCAATGTGTGATATGTTGCTGACCGTTCCACAAAATGTTTATGATTTTAGTAAATATAAGAAAGTCCTTTTGTGGATGCCAACATTCAGACAATCGGATTATTTAAATTATAATGATTCTCATTTAGATACATTAATACCTCTTTTTGCAGATGACGATTATGAGAATTTAAATGAGCTGCTTGCTAAATATAATATTCTTCTTATAGTCAAGTTGCATCCTGCTCAGAGTGCACCTAATGGTTGTCAACGTCATTTTAGTCATTTAAGAGTATATTCTCATGATGAGTTTATAAAGACTGAATATGATATGTATACATTGATGGCGCATGCAGATGGGTTGATTGGTGATTACTCCTCTGCGTCTTTACAGTATTTACTATTGGATAGACCTGAGGCCTATGTTGTACCAGATCTAGAAGACTATAAAAATACTCGTGGTTTTGTGTATGATGATCCCGAAGCATATATGGGAGGACATATTGTTAAAACAAAAAAGCAATTTGAACAATTTATAGATGATTTTGCGAATGAGCGAGATGTTTATAAAGATAAACGTCATTGGGTTTGTAATCAGATCTTTAAATATAAAGATGCAAAAAGTTGTGAGCGTATAGTAAAACTTAGTGGAATGAGTTTATGA
- a CDS encoding glycosyltransferase: MKKVLVIITTAFSPVGGLATVMMNYYRVLDKSKIHIDFASTNEIESSLLSEISAYGSKYFQLPRRGNVLKYWNAVRVLSENYNILHVHANSSTALIELSAAIAAGVPKRIHHNHTSKTQHPFINAVLHPFFMHSFTDAIACSQLAGDWLFGKNNYKILRNAINIAKFEYNNDARVLIRNEFGIKEEDFVVGHIGKFMDAKNHEFLIKVFAEYHLKHSNSKLLLVGDGEWRSKVESWVADSGCADSIILAGLRSDIPAIVQAMDIFVFPSIYEGMPLTVLEAQASGLPCLISSNVTNDVNIGQDVKMKDLTDGVKDWADSIDSFDYALSREVRCHNNYELITKAGYNIENEANELLKIYNS, from the coding sequence ATGAAAAAAGTATTAGTAATTATAACAACGGCATTTTCTCCTGTTGGTGGGTTAGCTACGGTGATGATGAATTATTATCGTGTGTTGGATAAGTCAAAGATTCATATTGATTTTGCCTCGACCAATGAAATCGAATCTTCATTGCTTTCTGAAATATCAGCATATGGTAGTAAATATTTTCAATTGCCAAGAAGAGGAAATGTTTTGAAGTATTGGAATGCTGTTCGGGTTCTTTCAGAGAATTATAATATTCTTCATGTTCATGCTAATAGTTCTACAGCTTTAATCGAACTTTCTGCTGCTATTGCAGCAGGAGTTCCTAAGCGTATTCACCATAATCACACAAGCAAAACTCAGCATCCGTTTATTAATGCTGTTTTACATCCTTTCTTTATGCACTCGTTTACCGATGCAATCGCTTGTTCTCAATTGGCTGGAGATTGGTTATTTGGAAAGAATAACTATAAGATTTTGAGAAATGCAATAAATATAGCAAAGTTTGAATATAATAATGATGCACGTGTACTTATAAGAAATGAGTTTGGCATAAAAGAAGAGGATTTTGTTGTTGGGCATATAGGCAAATTCATGGATGCAAAGAATCATGAGTTTTTGATAAAGGTATTTGCTGAATATCATTTGAAGCATTCTAATTCTAAATTGCTTCTTGTTGGTGATGGCGAATGGCGTTCGAAAGTTGAAAGTTGGGTCGCTGATAGTGGCTGTGCTGATTCTATAATTCTAGCAGGTTTACGTTCTGATATTCCAGCTATTGTTCAAGCCATGGATATTTTTGTATTTCCTTCGATATATGAAGGAATGCCATTAACAGTGCTTGAGGCTCAGGCTTCTGGTCTTCCATGTTTGATATCATCTAATGTGACGAATGATGTTAATATTGGTCAAGATGTAAAGATGAAGGATTTGACTGATGGGGTTAAGGATTGGGCAGACTCAATAGATTCTTTTGATTATGCATTAAGTCGTGAGGTAAGATGCCATAATAATTATGAGCTGATTACCAAAGCTGGATATAACATAGAGAATGAAGCAAATGAATTGCTGAAGATTTATAATAGTTAG
- a CDS encoding transposase, which yields MCDGYSGYDWLKKINGRILCRCVVHARRPMERALKENPNLAKIGILFYQNINLIEEMIKEKKLEGEEKAQFRKDHAEPLWEDFKLWAASAILDVPKDSNIYQALNYMLRNYTELTNYIDIPDMPLDNIDTERLIRDMVMGKKAYLFCRDLDACKRAAMMYSLFGACKVLDKNPERWLCYVLKHIDSTPEDKYYTLLPEFWEDEEQ from the coding sequence ATGTGTGATGGTTACTCCGGCTATGATTGGCTGAAGAAGATAAATGGTCGTATATTGTGTCGCTGTGTCGTTCATGCCCGAAGACCAATGGAACGAGCCTTGAAGGAAAATCCTAATCTTGCAAAGATAGGTATTCTCTTCTACCAGAACATTAACCTGATTGAGGAAATGATAAAGGAGAAGAAACTTGAGGGCGAGGAGAAGGCACAGTTCAGGAAGGACCATGCCGAGCCGCTATGGGAGGACTTCAAGCTATGGGCTGCAAGTGCCATCTTGGATGTGCCAAAAGACAGCAATATATACCAGGCATTGAACTATATGTTGCGCAACTATACAGAGCTGACCAATTATATAGACATCCCAGACATGCCATTGGATAACATTGATACCGAACGCCTGATCCGTGACATGGTGATGGGAAAGAAGGCTTATTTGTTCTGCCGTGACTTGGATGCCTGTAAGCGTGCAGCAATGATGTACTCCTTGTTTGGAGCATGTAAGGTGCTAGATAAAAATCCTGAGCGTTGGCTTTGTTATGTGTTGAAGCACATAGATTCTACGCCTGAGGATAAGTATTATACTCTTCTTCCTGAGTTCTGGGAAGATGAGGAACAATAA
- a CDS encoding WecB/TagA/CpsF family glycosyltransferase codes for MMSILVDKILSTENYSVNQIFGTKGKVYTYLNPVSYLTALDNKELFGKMDGIFADGGLLVKAIKMVYGKQVTRRSFDMTSMAPELFAYVAKHGKTIYIVASKREQVEKAVEIFHERYPKVKFAGYRNGYFANEDEMEQEAKHITELNPDFLIVGMGALMQEKFLLKVKNAGYQGVGFTCGGFIHQTSKNEIDYYPAWVDRTNLRFVYRMWKEPHTRKRYVMAGLLFPARFIAEKIFG; via the coding sequence ATAATGAGCATATTGGTAGATAAAATATTATCAACGGAAAACTATTCTGTCAATCAGATATTTGGGACAAAAGGTAAGGTTTATACTTACCTCAATCCAGTATCTTATCTTACAGCTCTGGATAATAAGGAACTGTTTGGTAAGATGGATGGTATATTTGCGGATGGTGGGTTGTTGGTTAAAGCCATCAAGATGGTGTATGGCAAACAAGTGACTCGCCGAAGCTTCGACATGACTTCTATGGCTCCAGAGTTGTTTGCTTACGTTGCCAAGCATGGAAAGACTATCTATATCGTGGCTTCGAAGCGGGAGCAAGTAGAGAAGGCGGTAGAGATATTTCATGAGCGGTATCCTAAGGTTAAGTTTGCGGGGTATCGGAATGGGTACTTTGCTAATGAGGATGAGATGGAACAAGAGGCAAAGCATATTACGGAGTTAAATCCAGATTTCTTGATAGTTGGTATGGGAGCCTTGATGCAAGAGAAGTTCCTGCTAAAGGTGAAGAATGCTGGTTATCAGGGTGTCGGGTTTACCTGTGGTGGATTTATCCATCAAACTTCCAAGAATGAGATTGATTATTATCCGGCATGGGTGGATAGGACAAATCTTCGCTTTGTATATCGAATGTGGAAGGAACCTCATACCCGTAAGCGTTATGTGATGGCAGGCTTGCTGTTTCCTGCAAGATTCATCGCAGAAAAAATCTTCGGATAG
- the glmS gene encoding glutamine--fructose-6-phosphate transaminase (isomerizing), which translates to MCGIVGYIGQNDAYPVLIEGLKKLEYRGYDSAGVALINSQDQLNVYKTKGKVSNLEAMAAEKDCSGHVGIAHTRWATHGEPSATNAHPHVSMSGDLALVHNGIIENYQVLKEQLIEKGYEFKSTTDTEVLVQLIDFYYQQNGKDLVSAVCQALNDAIGAYAIAVVEKNNPSHLVAARQSSPLVVGVGKDNLNFYIASDATPIVEHTDKVVYLEDGQIADIRVGEELNIINLEHSACHYDIKTVDLDISKLSKGGFDHFMLKEIYDQPNCLKDCMSGRLFADKEHPENNRIVLSALRDYRDRLVQAKHIIIVACGTSWHAGLIGKQLIEKMFRKRVEVAYASEFRYGDPVIESEDVVIAISQSGETADTLAAIKLAKEKGALIFGIVNGVGSSIARETDTGIYIHVGPEIGVASTKAFTGQVTVLTLLALALGHELGTLNNADYYQMIEELSEIPQKMEKVLEQAPIIKDISRMFTYAHNFLYLGRGVNYPVAMEGALKLKEISYIHAEGYPAAEMKHGPIALVDQDMPIVFLATHHQLYEKIISNMQEVKSRNGRILAVVTEGDQQVKEIADNVLEVPRTLNALVPLLSVVPLQLLAYYVAVDKGLDVDMPRNLAKSVTVE; encoded by the coding sequence ATGTGTGGAATAGTTGGATATATAGGACAGAATGATGCTTATCCTGTTCTTATTGAGGGGTTGAAGAAACTGGAGTATCGTGGATATGACAGCGCTGGTGTGGCATTGATTAATAGTCAGGACCAGCTGAATGTGTATAAGACAAAGGGTAAGGTGAGCAACCTGGAGGCGATGGCTGCCGAGAAGGATTGCAGTGGTCATGTAGGTATCGCCCATACCCGTTGGGCTACCCATGGTGAGCCTTCTGCTACCAATGCGCATCCTCATGTGAGCATGAGCGGTGACTTGGCTTTGGTGCATAATGGCATCATCGAGAACTATCAGGTTTTGAAGGAACAGCTTATTGAGAAGGGCTATGAGTTTAAAAGTACTACTGATACCGAGGTGCTGGTGCAGTTGATTGATTTCTACTATCAGCAGAATGGCAAGGACTTGGTTTCTGCCGTTTGCCAGGCATTGAACGATGCCATCGGTGCGTATGCCATTGCTGTTGTCGAGAAGAATAATCCTAGCCATCTGGTAGCAGCACGCCAGTCTAGTCCGTTGGTTGTTGGCGTGGGTAAGGATAATCTGAACTTCTATATCGCCAGTGATGCGACTCCTATCGTGGAGCATACGGATAAGGTGGTGTATCTGGAAGATGGTCAGATTGCCGATATCAGAGTGGGCGAGGAGTTGAACATCATCAACCTGGAGCATTCGGCATGTCATTACGATATCAAGACTGTGGATCTGGATATCAGCAAACTGAGCAAGGGTGGTTTTGATCACTTTATGCTGAAGGAGATTTATGACCAGCCTAACTGTCTGAAGGATTGTATGAGTGGTCGCCTCTTTGCTGACAAGGAACATCCTGAGAACAACCGCATCGTTCTTTCTGCGCTTCGTGATTATCGTGACCGACTGGTTCAGGCGAAGCATATCATCATCGTGGCGTGTGGTACCAGTTGGCATGCCGGACTGATCGGTAAGCAGCTGATTGAGAAGATGTTCCGCAAGAGAGTGGAGGTGGCGTATGCCAGTGAGTTCAGATATGGTGACCCTGTGATTGAGTCTGAGGATGTGGTGATTGCAATCAGTCAGAGTGGTGAGACGGCGGATACCTTGGCTGCGATTAAGCTGGCAAAGGAGAAGGGTGCGCTGATTTTCGGTATCGTGAACGGCGTGGGTTCTTCCATCGCCCGTGAAACGGATACGGGTATCTATATCCATGTGGGTCCGGAGATTGGTGTGGCAAGTACAAAGGCATTCACCGGTCAGGTGACGGTTCTTACGCTTCTTGCTTTGGCTTTGGGGCATGAGTTGGGAACCCTAAACAATGCTGACTACTATCAGATGATAGAGGAACTTTCTGAGATTCCGCAGAAAATGGAGAAGGTATTGGAGCAGGCTCCGATAATCAAGGATATTTCCCGAATGTTTACTTATGCGCACAACTTCCTGTATCTGGGTCGTGGTGTGAACTATCCTGTGGCGATGGAGGGTGCCTTGAAGCTGAAGGAAATCAGTTATATCCATGCCGAGGGCTATCCTGCTGCCGAAATGAAGCATGGTCCTATCGCTCTGGTAGATCAGGATATGCCAATCGTTTTCCTTGCTACGCATCATCAGTTGTATGAAAAGATTATCTCGAACATGCAGGAGGTGAAGTCGAGAAACGGCCGCATCCTTGCCGTGGTGACTGAGGGTGACCAGCAGGTGAAGGAAATAGCAGATAATGTATTGGAGGTTCCAAGAACCCTGAATGCGCTGGTTCCGCTGCTGAGCGTGGTTCCGCTGCAGCTGCTTGCTTACTATGTGGCTGTGGATAAGGGACTGGATGTGGATATGCCGAGAAATCTGGCGAAGAGTGTGACGGTGGAATAA
- a CDS encoding nucleotidyltransferase family protein, whose translation MLKQQKIFFDFLRFCIGSAKDIPDSLKEADWQEIYAIAQKQALLGVLFYGIQRLPKELAPEQKLLMQWMVMAEQIRKQNIRQFQDSVKVCKNFENKGFANCILKGQGNALLYPDPYMRTPGDIDIYLSGGRRKIMKYVDQVCPNQLMRYHHVDFPVMKTAIEVHFTPSYMFCPIHNRIMQKWFEEVMGEQCNHRVSLPDGYGEIHVPQVSFNVIYILSHLYRHIFTEGIGLRQLLDYYFVLVKWHTDLTNLTDSNKSLPRMTQINTDLDTLRHELKYLGLWKFAQAVMFVMKEVFGLSEDRMIAPMDEKEGSFLLDEIMRGGNFGQYDDRMGSKVGESKIHRYFRMNLRNLRFVKHYPTEALSEPLFRTWFAVWKNIHGKYSVQAVLCA comes from the coding sequence ATGTTGAAACAACAAAAGATTTTCTTTGATTTCTTGCGATTCTGCATTGGTTCAGCCAAGGATATTCCTGATTCCTTGAAGGAAGCGGATTGGCAGGAGATATATGCTATTGCCCAAAAGCAGGCCTTGCTTGGTGTGCTGTTTTATGGTATCCAGCGGTTGCCAAAGGAGTTGGCACCAGAGCAGAAGCTGCTGATGCAATGGATGGTGATGGCGGAACAGATACGAAAACAGAATATCAGACAGTTTCAGGATTCCGTGAAGGTTTGCAAGAACTTCGAGAACAAGGGCTTTGCTAACTGTATCTTGAAGGGACAGGGGAATGCGTTGCTTTATCCTGACCCTTATATGCGTACTCCCGGTGACATCGATATCTATCTTTCGGGTGGTCGCAGGAAAATCATGAAGTATGTGGATCAAGTGTGTCCGAATCAGTTGATGCGGTATCATCATGTTGATTTTCCTGTGATGAAGACGGCGATAGAGGTGCATTTCACTCCTTCGTATATGTTCTGTCCGATTCATAATCGGATAATGCAGAAGTGGTTTGAAGAAGTGATGGGCGAACAGTGTAATCATCGGGTTTCATTGCCTGATGGTTATGGGGAGATTCATGTGCCTCAGGTTTCATTCAACGTTATCTATATCCTTTCTCATCTGTATCGGCATATCTTTACGGAGGGTATTGGGTTGAGACAGCTTCTGGATTACTACTTTGTGTTAGTGAAGTGGCACACGGATCTCACAAATCTCACGGATTCTAATAAAAGTCTCCCACGGATGACACAGATTAACACAGATTTGGATACCTTACGGCATGAATTGAAATATCTTGGCTTATGGAAGTTTGCTCAGGCTGTGATGTTCGTGATGAAGGAGGTGTTCGGACTATCAGAAGATAGAATGATAGCGCCGATGGATGAAAAGGAAGGTAGTTTTTTGCTTGATGAAATCATGCGAGGAGGAAACTTCGGACAGTATGATGATAGGATGGGAAGTAAGGTCGGTGAAAGTAAGATTCATCGTTACTTCAGAATGAATCTCAGGAATCTCAGATTCGTGAAGCATTATCCTACTGAGGCATTGAGCGAACCATTGTTCAGAACGTGGTTTGCAGTGTGGAAGAATATTCATGGTAAGTATTCGGTGCAAGCCGTATTGTGTGCTTAG